In the genome of Muntiacus reevesi chromosome 5, mMunRee1.1, whole genome shotgun sequence, one region contains:
- the CIMAP1A gene encoding ciliary microtubule associated protein 1A isoform X1, producing MAEEVWVGTWRPHRPRGPIMALYSSPGPKYLIPPTTGFVKHTPTKLRAPAYSFRGAPMLLAENCSPGPRYSVNPKILRTGKDLGPAYSILGRYHTKTTLTPGPGDYFPEKSTKHVFDSAPSHSISARTKTFRVDSTPGPAAYMLPMVMGPHTVGKASQPSFSIKGRSKLGSFSDDLHKTPGPAAYRQTDVQVTKFKAPQYTMAARVEPPGDKTLKPGPGAHSPEKVTMTKPCAPVVSFGIKHSDYMTPLVVDVE from the exons ATGGCGGAGGAGGTATGGGTGGGCACCTGGAGGCCCCATCGTCCCCGGGGGCCCATCATGGCCCTCTACAGCAGCCCTGGACCCAAGTACCTGATTCCACCCACCACGG GCTTTGTGAAGCACACGCCCACCAAGCTGCGTGCACCGGCCTACAGCTTCCGCGGGGCTCCCATGCTCCTGGCAGAGAACTGCTCCCCAGGGCCCCGCTACAGCGTGAACCCCAAGATACTGAGGACTGGCAAGGATCTTGGCCCCGCCTACTCCATCCTGGGGCGCTACCACACAAAGACCACACTGACCCCTGGCCCTG GCGACTACTTTCCAGAGAAATCTACCAAGCATGTGTTCGACTCGGCGCCCAGCCACTCCATTTCTGCCCGAACCAAGACCTTCCGAGTGGACAGCACCCCAG GCCCCGCAGCCTACATGCTGCCCATGGTGATGGGCCCCCACACGGTCGGCAAGGCCTCCCAACCCTCCTTCTCCATCAAGGGCCGCAGCAAGCTGGGCAGCTTCAGCGACGACCTGCACAAG ACCCCAGGTCCCGCGGCCTACCGCCAGACTGATGTCCAGGTGACTAAGTTCAAGGCTCCACAGTATACCATGGCTGCCCGGGTGGAGCCCCCGGGGGACAAGACCCTAAAGCCAGGACCAGGAGCCCACAGCCCTGAGAAG gTGACGATGACCAAGCCCTGCGCCCCTGTCGTCTCCTTTGGCATCAAACACTCTGACTACATGACGCCCCTGGTTGTGGATGTGGAatag
- the CIMAP1A gene encoding ciliary microtubule associated protein 1A isoform X2, protein MAEEVWVGTWRPHRPRGPIMALYSSPGPKYLIPPTTGFVKHTPTKLRAPAYSFRGAPMLLAENCSPGPRYSVNPKILRTGKDLGPAYSILGRYHTKTTLTPGPGDYFPEKSTKHVFDSAPSHSISARTKTFRVDSTPGPAAYMLPMVMGPHTVGKASQPSFSIKGRSKLGSFSDDLHKVTMTKPCAPVVSFGIKHSDYMTPLVVDVE, encoded by the exons ATGGCGGAGGAGGTATGGGTGGGCACCTGGAGGCCCCATCGTCCCCGGGGGCCCATCATGGCCCTCTACAGCAGCCCTGGACCCAAGTACCTGATTCCACCCACCACGG GCTTTGTGAAGCACACGCCCACCAAGCTGCGTGCACCGGCCTACAGCTTCCGCGGGGCTCCCATGCTCCTGGCAGAGAACTGCTCCCCAGGGCCCCGCTACAGCGTGAACCCCAAGATACTGAGGACTGGCAAGGATCTTGGCCCCGCCTACTCCATCCTGGGGCGCTACCACACAAAGACCACACTGACCCCTGGCCCTG GCGACTACTTTCCAGAGAAATCTACCAAGCATGTGTTCGACTCGGCGCCCAGCCACTCCATTTCTGCCCGAACCAAGACCTTCCGAGTGGACAGCACCCCAG GCCCCGCAGCCTACATGCTGCCCATGGTGATGGGCCCCCACACGGTCGGCAAGGCCTCCCAACCCTCCTTCTCCATCAAGGGCCGCAGCAAGCTGGGCAGCTTCAGCGACGACCTGCACAAG gTGACGATGACCAAGCCCTGCGCCCCTGTCGTCTCCTTTGGCATCAAACACTCTGACTACATGACGCCCCTGGTTGTGGATGTGGAatag
- the SCGB1C1 gene encoding secretoglobin family 1C member 1: MKRSSTLLLAALTVLCTCGLATGEDSEELFMDFLQTLLVGSIEDLYEGPLSKYNINADAKAAIAELKSCIDGLQPMHKAELVKLLVQVLGSQDDA, translated from the exons ATGAAGAGAAGCAGCACCCTCCTGCTAGCGGCTCTCACTGTGCTCTGCACCTGCG GGCTGGCCACAGGGGAGGACAGCGAAGAGCTTTTCATGGACTTCCTGCAAACGCTGCTGGTGGGGTCCATAGAGGACCTCTATGAGGGGCCCCTCAGCAAGTACAACATCAATGCAGATGCCAAGGCAGCAATAGCCGAGCTCAAGTCCTGCATAGACGGCCTGCAGCCCATGCACAAGGCGGAGCTGGTCAAGCTGCTG GTGCAAGTGCTGGGCAGTCAGGACGATGCCTAG